A stretch of DNA from Staphylococcus equorum:
TTCAACGACTTTATAAATTTGCTCTTCCAAATTCGTCGGATCCGGTAAGGTGTATTGTTTATTAACGCTACCTTCATCACTATAACCAAATGAAAAATGAATTGTTTTTGCTAATTGATTTCTTGCCCTAACACGACTAGCAACATCTTCAATCAACTCACGCATGACAACCTTAGCTTCTTCATAATGATAATCGCGCATCAGTATTTGACTCTTACAAATCGACGGATTCATTACTTCATATTTATCTCTTACTCTACTTTGGTCTATGCCATTCGCATGTAAATGTAAATCAACGCCTACAATCCCTAAATCTCTCTTTAAATATTGATAAGGATAATTGGCTAAATCACCTATAGTAAAAATACCTCGTTTATTCAATTTTGCTTCTGTTTTCCTACTAATTCCCCAAAATTCACTTAACGGCTGAATAGGCCAAAGTTTATTCGGGACATCTTGGTAACGCCACTCTGCAATTAAACTAGAAGAATGTTTCGCTTCTACGTCCATTGCGATTTTACTTAAAAGCATATTTGAGCCAACACCAATAGAACAGTTAATTCCTGTTTCTTCTTCGATCTCACATTGCAATTTTTCACAAAAAGAATGAATCGTAGTACTAAAACGGTGATAGCTATCCGTAACATCCATAAAAAACTCATCAATACTATATTGATGTAGATCTTCTGGCGCTACATAACGTAATGCAATTTTTGATATTGCTACGGACACTTCCAAATATTTTCTCATACTCGGATTAATAATATATATGTCGCTTCTATGTGGTATTTCGAACAGTCTTGACCCAGTTTTAATACCTAGTGCTTTTAAAGGTCCTGTAGCAGCTAAAACAACTGATCCTTGTCTCTTCGTATCGGCAACAACGGCTAATTTCTCCTTCAATGGATCTAATCCTTTTTGAATACAAGACACACTTGCAAAAAAACTCTTTTGGTCTATACACAATACATCTCTTTCTTCCACTAGATTATAATCATA
This window harbors:
- a CDS encoding Y-family DNA polymerase — translated: MYDYNLVEERDVLCIDQKSFFASVSCIQKGLDPLKEKLAVVADTKRQGSVVLAATGPLKALGIKTGSRLFEIPHRSDIYIINPSMRKYLEVSVAISKIALRYVAPEDLHQYSIDEFFMDVTDSYHRFSTTIHSFCEKLQCEIEEETGINCSIGVGSNMLLSKIAMDVEAKHSSSLIAEWRYQDVPNKLWPIQPLSEFWGISRKTEAKLNKRGIFTIGDLANYPYQYLKRDLGIVGVDLHLHANGIDQSRVRDKYEVMNPSICKSQILMRDYHYEEAKVVMRELIEDVASRVRARNQLAKTIHFSFGYSDEGSVNKQYTLPDPTNLEEQIYKVVEHFADKLCDHTMLFRTVSVSLTKFIDEKDRQLNLFIDEYERKRNEKLAKTIDALHQKFGRGIVSKAVSYTDAGTKHGRLGLMAGHKM